GGGATCAGATAGCAAAGATGGGGGGGATCTGTCTGCATTGCTACAGTGCTCTTTGCCCTTCACCCTTCCCCAGCCCTAGCCCTTCTGTTTGTCAACAGGAAAAGGGTGGGCTGGGGTCAAAGCAGGTGGTGACAAGTGGCCGGCGTGCAGGTGGACTCTGGGTCTGCACAAGCTGGGCTGCGAGGAGCAGGCGTGAGACACCCCCTTTGGCGGGGGGTGTTGAACTTGGCACTATGGGATGGGATTAACCACCACGGCCTTGGCTACTCCTCACCCCCCTTATCACCTCCTGCCAACCCCCAAAAATGGTAATGAACCCTACCCTTCTCCCCCCACCGCCTCCCTCCCCCGCTTCCAGGTCCCTCTGGTGAGGGGAGAAAGTCAAAGTTTAGGTAAACTGAGGCTGGACCACGTAAGAGGGTCTCTGCCCCTCTCCCTCGTTCTTGTGGCACTTGATGCTTTTCAGGAAGTGTCCTTCCTCTCAGTTGACAAGATGGCAGTTTTGGCAGCATCAGTAGTGgccatttcctttttataaatcaAGAAGCTGAgatcagagaggtgaagggacttGCCACAGGTCACATAGCCTGTAAGGGCCAGGGTCAGGGAATGGGGATAAAATTCAGAGTCTGGGACTGGAACATTCCCCACTTGGGGCCCACCACCGGCCTTCCCATGGGGGTACAGGAGCAAACAGAGCCAGAAAGCCAGGCCTGCAGGTGCAGAATGGGAAGGGACGAAGAGCAGAAAGGCTATCCAGCTGTGCCCCAGAGCCCCCTGGCACCAGCCCCCTGTCTGAGCCCCAAGGCCAAGCTTGACTGTGGGCATCTGTTACCATGGAgacccaggctgggctgggggctggccaGTGACAGCAGGCCCTTCCCCCACTGATAGGAACCAGGTTCTCGGGCTCAGAGACCTTGGGCCCAGATCAACTCCCCACACCTGCCTCTCCTCACTGCCTTCCGTCCCCCAGCTGACCCCTCCACCCCTGAACCCCAGGCCTGAGCTGTCTCCTTCATGCCTCTCCGCTCTTACCTGTGACTCCTGGGGATTGAGGTCCGGAGGAGATAGCTTTTAATACTCTACCAGGGAGCTAGGAGCTGGTGAGCATGTGGGCATGAGGACAAGGGCTTCCCAGAGAACAGAGACAGAACCAGCACTGATCACAGTGGAGAGGCAGATTCCAGATGTTTCCATGGAAGAGGGAGAGTTTACATGGGGCCCCAAACGGTGGTGCGAATGTGGAAAATGGAAACGATCGGGAGGATCATTGGTACCTTGTTCCAACTATGCTGCTAACCAGCTGTGAgaccctctctggacctcactgGCGAATGAGGAGGCTGGACCAGATGAAGAATCTCTAAGATTCCCTTCCAGTTTTGACATTCTTTCCAACTGATTCCAACCCGGGACACCCCTAGTTACAAAGGTCGGGCCGGAGCCGACACTGCATTCCCCAGGCCAGCTCAGGCTCAACTCACCCTTGAGCCCCCAGCGGGGCACCTAGGGCGGAGCTGGGAGCCAAGTGTGGAGCTTGACCGGCCGGCTGGAGGTGTCCCTGCTTGtcggtgggtggggaggggtggcagaCAACTTTGTGGATTGATCTAGCTCAGGAAGGTGAGAAGGAGGCCTGGAGGTGAGAGTTTCGCCCTCCCACTCATCTCTTTAGGTAAATAAATCCACAGCCAGcatttccccttctcttcccatCCTGGAGGCACTGAGACCTCCAGGGAGCCCAGAGCTGAGGTGTGAGCTTCTCTCAGAGATTCCCCCCTAAGCACTAGCCCCCTTCCACAGTCACCATCAGCCACCTTCTGCGGGGAAGGAACCGTGCAGAGTCCCTGGTCATCAGCTTCCAGGACCAGGAATATTGGGACATCATGGGTGGGCGCTATGCTGGGCCCGGGAGGCATGGGCACAGTAGAAGGAATCTGTGTGGGAGAgaaagagcatggactttggaaACTTGGCTACGCCATTCAGTAGCTGGGTGATCCTGAGCAAACGACCTACcggtgtgcctcagtttcctcctctgcagaaTGGGGCGATACCTGGTGTGGTACAGAGCAGTGTGGGACCGGAGGTTAGAAAAAGAGGCCGCTGGGCACTTCATCCCAGACCGCTGCTGAGAGGGCGCAGGGAGGAGGCCCTGGGCTCCTCCCAGCTCCTGGAGGTTCTAGGGATGGCTGCTGTCGTGGGGGGATGACAAGTGAGGCCCAGAACATATACCTTTGACTTCTGCCTCAGTGCGGCCATCTCACTGGGTCCTCCAACATCCCGAGGCACTACTGTGCCCATCTCTCAGAGGAACCTGCCAAGGCCCAGAGGAAAGCGGCTGGTGCCAATGCACCCGCTCTCCTCGATGCCATGGGGTCCTTCTACAGCCCCACCTGCACCTGCCTCCCTACCCCTGGTCCCCAAGCTGTGGCACCATTTGCTGCCCATCGGGACAGCCTTAACCCCTCCTTCCCGGTGGCCGGACAGCAGACAGGGGGAGCAAGGGATGACAGAGGCAGTGGAAGCTCCGCTGCTAGCCAagcccacctcctgccccctGGAGGGAGGCTCCTCCTTTTAAGGCTGCTGCTGGGAACTTCCACCCCCAGACCCAGACCCAGCGACCCCAGGCCTGGAATGATACCTGCAGCTCACCcttggggaggtggggcaggagaaGCTTGCcctgagaggggaggaggggccctGCCGTCAGGGTCCGTGAGGGTCAGTAAGAACGCAGGAGCCAGCCTCTGGGTCTAGAAGCCTCCAGCAGCTCCATCCTCTGCACTGGGGTAGCCCAGAGAGAGGCTGacagcacccccccaccccgacccccgcCAGCAGCTGCTTTGCAGTCTCACTGGCCAGGAAGGTGGACTCCTCACACCTCAGTCTCCCAATTAcgccctcctcccccctcaccctcctcccttctctcctctctcctcctcctcctcccctctctctcctctccccactgaaAACCTGTGGCTTGGAGAGACCTTGGCTTCTCTGGGACTCTGCCCCCAGGGACTGCCCACATCTGCTCCTGACTTTGGGGGCAGGAGGGCAACGGCCCCAAGAAATCTCTCCGGCGATGGGAGCCGCCCGCCTGCTGCCCAACCTCACGCTGTAAGTGCGCTACCTCTCGGACTGCCGTCTTGTTGCCATTTCCAGCCTCGGGGGCAGACCCAATCTTCCTGGGACTCGCACACGGACCgcgtggggcaggggtgggtgccTGGTGCGCCCCGGGGACTGGCTGCTGACACCCACACCCGGGCCCGCCTCGTCTCCCACACAGGTGCCTGCAGCTGCTGATTCTCTGCTGTCAAACTCAGGTAGGCGGGCACCCCCCACTAGCTCTTCCCCGTTTCTCCCACCCTACCGTTGGGGGCGGTCAGTCTCCTTTCGGTGGACAGAGGCAGATCCTGGCCTCTCCCTGGGTCCAAAAGACTCTGAGGTTTGTGGGTGGGGGGGCGTGGGATCGGGTAGGAGAAGGGGCTACAGCAGGTTGGGGGATTGATGGAAGTTTTTATTACAGCCCTCCTTCTGACACCCCTCCCGTGTTGCCCTGGGGTCTCTTctgctccctccatccctccacacTGTGTTCCCCCCAAGGCTAAGCGCATGGGGCAGCCAAGCCTGAGGGATGGAGCCCGGGAGTGGTCGGAAGAGGGCGGAGGTGATGGCTCAGGTGAGGCTTGTACTTGCAAGTACCTGAAAGGACAGGTTTCCACGCAAAACCGCCTGTGTGTTCCACTCACGACCCCACTCCCACAAACACGGAGGTCCTGTGGGTCGCGGTCCTGGGTGATCGCGTGGGCAGTCAGAATGCCCAGCCAGCGTGGGCGACTCCTTACCTACAGGGCAATGAGGTCAAGCCCGAAGAGGTTTGTATGGGATGAGATTCAGGGTTTGCTTCtccacaccccccaccccaagtcagcgcccgccccccgccccagcctcagccccctATGTGAGGCTCGGTCCCTTTTTGTGATCCTCCATAAAAGTGCAGCTATTAAAATGCACTGGTCCAGAACCGCTCTGGGGAGAGATCCCTTGgctttcccaggccagaggcccgCTTCTCTTCATATCCAGTGGGGACTTTTTTTGAAGGTAAATGCCTTTTCtctgggagagggaaaggggctgCCTTTGAAGcagtgggggggtgggagagagagggagagacaaccCCCCCTTTCCTTCCCCCTTTTGCTCTAGCCCCCGTTCCAGGCCTTTTGCTTCACACATCCACGGAGAGCAAGAAGAAAGCCCCCAGCCTGGCCGGGAGGGGTCTGGGGGTGGGCCCAACCTGTTCTGGAGGGGGAATTAGCACAATGGTGCGGCTGGCCGGCGTTTATGGCCTGGCTGAGGCCCCATTCAGGACCCGGGGAAGGTGGCAAAGCTGTCCTTTCCCCCTTGAAGTGCCCCCTCGCCCCCCTCGGGGGGGGGCCAGCAGGCCGGACCGCAGCCATGCTTGAGGGGCCGTCTGACAAGCAGCTGTCTGCGGCAGTGGAAGGGGAGGTCCCCCTGCAGCGGGAACATGAAAGGGACAGGCAAGGTCCCGCGGGGAGAGCGACTTGTGGGCTGTGGgctggggggggggcgtgggACTGCTTTTGTGCAGGGCTTGAAGGGGGACGAGTAGAGGAGGGGGCTTCGGGGGGGCCCTCTCTGCTCCCGACCTGGAACAGACAGCCAGAAGGAGGCTGCCCGCCAAGAGGGGCGGAGGGCCTGAACCTGGGCCAGGAGGCTCGGGGGGCTGGGGACAGGCCGGACCCCACCCCCTGGCAGGGAGGCAGGTCCCCCACCCAAAATGCTGGCCTCAGGTTTTCCTAGGGCGGGATGTGGGGTGGGCAGACCCTGCCCTCATAGGCTGGGAATCCTGGCTGTGGATGAGCTGGGGTCGGACCTGGGCAGTGACACCCGGGAAGGGTTTACCCTAAGCAGGTTCCGCTGACAGCCTGGAGCTGCTCCCTCACCTCCCCCCTCCTCAACGCTGATacttcccacccctccctccaggaGAGAGAGGCCCCTCACAGATGCTGGTCTGGGTCTAGCTCTGTCCAGATGGTTGCGATTGGGCCTGGGATAAAGGCGGACTTAGGGATTTGGGGCAGGGAAAGGCTGTCCCAGCACAGGCCAGCAGGATCCAGGTGGAGAGAGAAACTTTTTAGTGCTAGAGCTGAGGCTGTCACCAGCAGCTGGGAAACGTCATCCCGGTTTGCACCTTGCTGGAGAGAGAGGGCAGGAAGTGGTCTGTTTCTCTCCTACTCAGCATTGCAGATGGGTAAGGAGACACCAGGCCCGGAGAAGGTACTCGTCCTGGCTTTGTACCGTGTGCAGGTGGAAACGTCCCCTATCCACTCCCCGGAAAGCAGTGGGCGGTAGCATCACCCCCGACTGGCCACGAGCCTCTGTTACACTGTGGCACATGCAGGTGGCCTCACAGGGCAGCCACTGGGCCACCACTGAGGGCACCTCTCACCACCGCCTCCACCGCCCTCCGCTAAGGAGGCGCCTCACCCCTAGAGGGGGAGGAACGTTGGAAGGGGCACTGGCTTCTCTGAGGGCCCTGAGCACCCAGGGGGAGCAGCAGGGGAGACGGGCGTGAGCTCAGGAGTCCTTCGTTAGTGGtctaaagaaatgcttccagGGGCCCTGCAGGAGCCTACAGAGAAGGGTCTTAGAACCCCCAAAAAGGTCTCCAGTGACTCTAACAGACCAGCTGCTGTGTGTGCACGTatgtgtgtgcgtgagtgtgcacacatgtgtgtgtgtgcacgtgctgGGCGTGGGCTCCTTCGAGGCCAGTGCGGAGGACTGGGGAGACATCTGGTCACCCTGGCTAACAGAGCCAAGCCCCTGGAGTTTTGGAGAGGAGACAAGCTCCCgtcctagaggcaggacaggcgTCTGTCACTAATCAGCTGTGCGGCCCTGTGCACTTCCTCCCTAGACCATGGGGATTATATACCAGCAGCTTGAATGTTCCTTCCAGCTCCCAGAGTCGTGATTCCAGAGCTGTATCACCAAGTATCCCCTGAGCTGGGCAGCTACCAGTCCTGTGCTCCAGGGCAGACGAGGAGCCAAGTCACGATGACTGGCTCACACACTGGCCTGGGAAGGTCATGGCCAGATGCCCCCTGCACCTCTACTTCTCAGGGCAAATGACCTGCCCCACCACACTCGCCTCCGCACCCCTCCCCCGGATGGACCTGCGGTGGTGTCACCCAAAGCAAATTGACACTATTTTTCCCTTGGTAACCGCAAAGGGGGAGAATCACCCGTCTCCTAATTTTAACCAGTACGTGAGGGACCAGGGTGCCATGACTGACCAGCTGAGCCGGCGGCAGATCCGCGAGTACCAGCTCTACAGCCGGACCAGCGGCAAGCACGTGCAGGTCACTGGGCGTCGCATCTCCGCCACCGCTGAGGACGGCAACAAGTTTGGTGAGGCCCAGCCCTCACCGGAGGCCACCCACACCCCTGCCCAGCCTTGCTTGGTCCATCCCCAGACGGGTCAGGGTGGAGGCTGCAGGGGAGAGCAGGGAGAAGCCTCTAGGAGGAGAGGCCCCGAGGACCCCCCACCCGAATTCAGAGGGCAGGCTGGTAGGGGTTCCCTGCACACCCCTGGGCCAGCAGCCCCGAGGGACAGAGGTctttctcccccgccccccccccccccacagccaAGCTCATAGTGGAGACAGACACCTTCGGAAGCCGGGTGCGCATCAAGGGAGCTGAGAGCGAGAAATACATCTGTATGAACAAGAAGGGCAAGCTCATCGGGAAGGTGaggcctggagggcagggagtAATGAACGAATCCATCTTCCCGGGGTCGGGGCATGCAGGGCCCCAACAGCATCCCACCGCCCTCTGCTGGACCCCACCCAGGGCTCTGACTTCTCCTGCTCTCACCCCACCACTCGGCCTCTCTCTGGTCTCTCCAGTCCCTGTGGGTCTAGAAGCCCTCTGAGGACGCTGGCTGATCCATAAGAATCCTTGGCTCTGATGTATGAGGTACTTTCCCAGCATCAATGAGTAAGAATTTTAGCACCTACATCATGTCACAGCCTCTGTGTTGAGGGCTAAGGCCTGATCAGGGTTGAGAGGCCAGAAGCCACGCCCCCTCAGGTCAGTGGGGTCCCCGGGCTCCAAGTAACAAGATTCGTGCTAACTGCCTGCTAGTGTAACCACTAGTTACACTCTCTATAATGGTGGGTCCAGAGTTGCTGTGCAGGGAGAATTCCATTTCCTTTGGCATCAGCCAATCCTGACTTCTGATTCTGGCCGTTTtcaaatatttgcttatttttgtcaaGCCTCaggcttctcatctgtaaaatgggcacggTGTCAAGATTATCTATAGAGCCAGATGGGTGGCTGCCTGGCTCTTTACACAGTGCCAGTGGTGTTCTACAAACGTTTTAACCTTCTTTCCATCAGACTGTCGcgtccctcccctccacccagcaACACCATTCACGCAGACCAAGGAACGTTCTCGTATATACGAGTGCCCACTGGGTATGCACTGAACTGCACAGTTACCTTGATCTTTATGAAACAGctgggtaaactgaggctcagcctaGCTAAATACCTTGCTCAAGGTGTACAACTTCCAAATGACAAGGCTGTATTTAAGTTCAGATCTGACTCCAACAAAGCTTGTTCCTTACCCCCACCTTTGCCTCTCCAACAAGGGTGCCCACCTCACCGGGCAGGAATTCTTGGGCTCACAGCCCCTGTTGCTCCCTCCTCGGTCCTAAAACATAGGTCCATAAGGCAGACTAGCCAGCCAGGGTAGGCGGACAaactccccttccttcccctgcaGCCCAGCGGAAAGAGCAAAGACTGCGTGTTCACAGAGATCGTGCTGGAGAACAACTACACAGCATTCCAGAACGCCCGGCACGAGGGCTGGTTCATGGCCTTCACGCGGCAGGGCCGGCCCCGCCAGGCCTCCCGCAGCCGCCAGAACCAGCGAGAGGCTCACTTCATCAAACGCCTCTACCAGGGCCAGCTGCCCTTCCCCAACCACGCCGAGAGGCAGAAGCAGTTCGAGTTTGTGGGCTCAGCCCCCACCCGCCGGACCAAGCGCACTCGGAGGCCACAGCCCCTGACATAGTCAGGGACGCCCCCGGGGGGGCAGCCGCCCCTCACTCACGGGCCTTCCCATCCCCTTCCCTTCCTAATCCAAAGACtgggctggggtggaggcaggggagccagagcccccaaggAGGATGCTGAGGACCACCGAGCATCAAAGCCCCCCCCTGGAAAGGCGCAGGACTGCCACTAACCAGGGCTGGCTCCTCAGGGCCCCACCCTGGCGTGGCCccctgggggcggggcaggcCCTCCAGAAGGGGAAGGTAGAATAACCCGAGGTCAGGCTCCCCTGAACCGAGTGGGCAAAGTCAGCGGATTCAAGGCTCTGCAGACATGGTCTGGAGGTGGCTCTCCTCGAATTCTGCTCCCCCTGTCTCCCTCAGTCTGCCCCCCAGCCTCCAAATTCCTCCTGGCCAGACTGTAGGAAGGGacttttgttttggtttcaggaagaaaaagagggagaaaaaaaaaagagggctggCCATTCTTCACATTCCACTACCCAGGCCTGCACCCTCTCCCACAACTCCCAGCCCCAGAATAAAACCATTTTCCTGCAAACGGGTTATCTGAAGCGGGGCTGGGGAACAACTGCAAAGCTGAACTGGGGACAAACTTGCTCCTCCGAGAGAAGAGGAGGCCGGCGCGCAGGCCCGGGGGTGGCGTGGCAGGTGGAGGCCAGGCCGGGCCCCGCACGTCCCCGCAGGGGCAGGGGACAAGGGGGCAGGAGCAGCGGCAAGGGATGGCCCGGCAGGCCCCGCACCTCCGCCCCGCGGGAGGCTGGCGGCCCGGGGCGCGCCCCTCCTCCGCGGGCTCAGGTTTCCTGGCTGGCACCGCGCGTCCCGTGCTACCTGCTGGGGCGCAGAAACCCCAATCCTGGGGCCGGTCCGAGCCTCCGGGGCCGGGGTCGCTGGCCGGGCGGCCGCGGGCGCTGCAGCGTCCTCGCCGGGAGCCAGATTACTTTTTTCCGGTGAGGAGGTCGGGTGGGGGAGGAGGCGCGGACGGGCGGAAGCGGAGGGAGGGCGAGACGGCGTACAGCGCGCCCAGGTCcccgcggggggcggggcgggggccacACCTGGGGGGACAACACGATTAGAAGCGGCGGCCCGGGGCGTGGGGGCGGGCAGGGCGGAGGGGCaatcctcttccctccccctccccgcccagaGCTCCTCCGGGGGCTTTCCGGACGGCTCCAGGTGTGCATT
The window above is part of the Eubalaena glacialis isolate mEubGla1 chromosome 9, mEubGla1.1.hap2.+ XY, whole genome shotgun sequence genome. Proteins encoded here:
- the FGF17 gene encoding fibroblast growth factor 17 isoform X1, with amino-acid sequence MGAARLLPNLTLCLQLLILCCQTQGENHPSPNFNQYVRDQGAMTDQLSRRQIREYQLYSRTSGKHVQVTGRRISATAEDGNKFAKLIVETDTFGSRVRIKGAESEKYICMNKKGKLIGKPSGKSKDCVFTEIVLENNYTAFQNARHEGWFMAFTRQGRPRQASRSRQNQREAHFIKRLYQGQLPFPNHAERQKQFEFVGSAPTRRTKRTRRPQPLT
- the FGF17 gene encoding fibroblast growth factor 17 isoform X2; this encodes MGAARLLPNLTLCLQLLILCCQTQYVRDQGAMTDQLSRRQIREYQLYSRTSGKHVQVTGRRISATAEDGNKFAKLIVETDTFGSRVRIKGAESEKYICMNKKGKLIGKPSGKSKDCVFTEIVLENNYTAFQNARHEGWFMAFTRQGRPRQASRSRQNQREAHFIKRLYQGQLPFPNHAERQKQFEFVGSAPTRRTKRTRRPQPLT